In Halococcus salifodinae DSM 8989, the genomic window TCTGGTACTTCCCTCCGAAACTGCCGGAACTGAACCCACTCGAAGGATGTTGGGATCGCCTCCAAGAATGGTTCAAGCACCGGCTGATCCCGGATCTCGCTGCGCTGAACCAGCAGCTTCAGAGAGGACTCCCGACTGTTGATGAACCGAACATCTGGAACTATCTCTGTCCGTAGCAAGTGGTAATACTTTACGTACGACCCTATCAGTCCGCGACTGAATCTGCAGGATCTCGCACCCGCTCATCGTCCCGATTGGTTGCTGTGAGTGCCAACTCAATGCCGATGCCAGTCATCGCAACTCCGAACCCAATGACGAGAAACCCGATGGCCGTTGCTTCCTCCGACGACAGGGCAGGGACGGGCCTGATACCGAACATCGGGACGGCTACCAGCACGCCACCGAACAGACCACCCCACAGACTCCACCGCGTGCTGAACACTCGCCACCGACGGAGGACCAGCCACGCTGCGAGCGCGTTCACGGCTCCGAGTACGACGGCGACACTACTGTTCGAGTAGACAAGCTGGTGGACTGCCACTGAGGAGATAATCCCAACCCCCAGACCTGCGAGGGGAGCGACAGTGCGGTACATCGGTTGCGCCGGAATTCGTCTATCAGACACATAAACCCATACGACGGGGGTACCAGACCGTTGAGCCATCGGGTCGTGTTTCAGCAACTACCCTATTCCGGTGTCCATCTGTTTCGCTATTTCGAAAATGTTTGATGTATGGGTTGTTTGCAGAAATCCAAACGCCTATTCTCTGAAAACCGGATACACCGGGTGTCAAATAGTGACCAGGAGCACCAGAAGGCCACCCAAGCACCCTCTATTCTGTGCCGACATCACCACCCACTCCAAACTGCCAGGCTGCCTCTGTAACCGCAGCGACCACAGAACGATGACGCTTCGATGATTACGAGTTAGTCTGGTCCCGAAACGGACGAGCTACGCTCCAGTCGTCGAGAGCAGGCTCCCAGCCACACTCGCTAATTCCTCAGCGTTCGCTTCACGCAACCGCTCATCGCCGAGCAGCAATCGCAGCCGTGGGCGTCCCACCTCGATCGGCTCCTTTTCCGTCTCGATCAGACCTTGGTCTTCGAGCCGGTTTTTCACTCGCGAGAACGTCGCCCTGCTCGCCACACCTACGTCTTCACCCCACGTCGAGACATCGTAGAGCATCTTCTCATGCTTCGCTGCCGCCAGCACACTCACTTCCACTTCGTCAAGTGCACTCTCAGTCCCACGTGGAGTCGCAACTGCCCTGATCATCGCTTCGAAGTCCGCTTCCATATCCGCTCCGAACTCCGTCGTGAGCGAGTCTGCAACCTGCGACCACGCTGGCGTCCGCAGCCCGAACTCCGTCCCAGCTTCCCACACATTCCTCCACCGCTCGGCGACGGCGTCGACGAACTCACCGTCGTCGCTCACGAGCCCAGCAACCGTCCTCTCTGACGGGATTACTGAAATCATCGTTTTCTCTGTGATGACGAGAGCGTTTTCGAACGGTTCATCGGTCGTTCGCAGTGAGAGTGCCTCAGCTGCAACCAACTCTGCGGCCATGCTCGCGAGTTCGAACTCGCTCCGGAGCGCTTTCAGCACCGATTCCTCGGTCATCAACCGGACTCTCGGCGGATCGTCGAGATCAGCCAGAACCTCGATCAATGCTTCGACGCTCTCCGCACTGAACCCGACAGTGAATGCCTCACCGCCCTCGTTTGCGAAGATGTCGTTGAACAGTTCCTCTCGCGATGACTCAACAGTGTTCGAATTGATTGCCATTAGAAGAAGTATGTCTTCACGCTATATCCATCTTTTGAATTATAATTCTATCTTCATTTCTACGTCAAACAACTAACGGAATCCGCCGCAGTATCTTTCGCCAGAACCCGAACGACTATCGTAGGTGTCGCGGAATGGCCTCATAGCGATACAATCGCGGGCCTTTAGCTCAGTGGTACGAGCGCTCGGCTCATAACGGGGCTGCGGATCTACCGTGTCACACCATGTGGATTCATGGTGCTGGGAGACACCGAGTGGTCGTTGGTTCGAATCCGACAGGGCCCATCCTGACTTCTCACGACGCGCACGCGAAGCCTCCCAACAGGCGGTCGACCGTGAGAGAAACGGGTCCTCACCTGGCTGAGCAAGCAGGCGAGCTGGCTGCGATGC contains:
- the tbsP gene encoding transcriptional regulator TbsP; the encoded protein is MAINSNTVESSREELFNDIFANEGGEAFTVGFSAESVEALIEVLADLDDPPRVRLMTEESVLKALRSEFELASMAAELVAAEALSLRTTDEPFENALVITEKTMISVIPSERTVAGLVSDDGEFVDAVAERWRNVWEAGTEFGLRTPAWSQVADSLTTEFGADMEADFEAMIRAVATPRGTESALDEVEVSVLAAAKHEKMLYDVSTWGEDVGVASRATFSRVKNRLEDQGLIETEKEPIEVGRPRLRLLLGDERLREANAEELASVAGSLLSTTGA